The genome window ggttgggggcagtatttcgagttaagttttacatcaatcgactcgtatcctcgttctgatcaaaagccctaaaatatcggtttgtaattccgaaaaacacttaactccgttaagctattttaacggcggactattttacaaaaaaaattggacgaggtcggattattattggctaataactgacttgggattattatcggccaatttcagaaagatgggattattattttccaatttgccattAATAAATGACACTGTTTTGTGTTGTTTGTCGTTTCAGAAAGCCAACACTTACAAAAGCGTATCTGGTCGTACGAAATcattaatttttcattttttttcttttatgattTGTTATAGGTAAAGCAGGCAGATGAGCTTGAAAACATTCTAACCAAAAAGTTCCTTAGATTTTTGTCTATGAGGGCAGAAGCTTTTCAAGTTTTGAGGAGAAAACCAGTTCAGGTATGTATGTAAAAGCTACCAAAGTCGACATTTATATGACCGTCATTTGACCTTCTTTCACATATTATCTTTTCCTTTTTTCAGGGTTATGACATTAGTTTTCTTATCACTAATTACCACTGTGAAGAGATGCAGAAGCATAAGCTTATCGACTTCATTGTGCAATTCATGGAAGTAAGATTTTAGTATACTTTAGTTATTATTGCCTTTtggctgatttttttttttttttttaaactgacTGGAAAAGGTAACCATCAACTGAAAACCTCTCATTCAtactataaaaaaaaaaaaaaacaaaaaatggtTCCCATGGTAGCCAAAGAAACATGACCTGTTGCAACACATTGGGTCGGGTCTGTTTGACCAGAAATGTGTTTTACCCAAGTGTTAAAAGCTAAAACTCATGTTCATATAAATAATTTGTCTTGGTCATGATTACAAAATAATTTTTGAATTTGGGTAATTTTTAGCCTTTTTCTTTGAGTAAAGTGCacggatggtccatgtggtttaccaaaattttggatttggtccctagctttccaaaagtacaaggatggtccctgtggtttgcactttgtaacgcatttaatCCCCAGTCAACAAattctaaaggttttagcatgtccaagttagggactaaatgcgttacaaagtgcaaaccacagggaccatccatgtactttcggaaaaagttggggactaaatgcgttacaaagtacaaaccacagagaccatctgtgtacttttggaaacctAGGGACcatatccaaaattttggtaaaccacagggaccatccgtgtactttactctaaaaaCTCCATTTTCTTTTCACCCAACTGTTTTCTATTTTACTGATTTGATCCGCTAGGAATAGAACATAGTCTGGAACAACTCATTCATAAGTATGGGTGTTCACCGTCTGTTTCAGCGAGCTTTTGACAGTTTTTTTGGCCAAAACACTAACTATGGTTTCGGAAAATGACAAACCAAACCGAGCGGGTTAGTGGATTGGCCGGACTGACCTGTCATAGTGGTTTGTCGGTTTGAACCgacttcagttttttttttttttttttttttttttttttttttttttcaaaatcattaGATTGTATGAAAAGTATTGGAGTGTAAAATATGGTTCATTGATATGATACATTTAGACAACTGCATATTCCAAAGATTAAATTAAACCAGTTAAACCGGCCAACTTGCTTTGATTTAAGCAGTTTGGTCAGTTTCAACGTTTTATAAACACCCCTGTTCATGAGTGTATATATGCGGAGAATTTATATTTTGCAGGCCCTACTTATATCTAATCGACATACTTGATTTGCAGGATATTGATAAAGAGATAAGTGAACTGAAATTGTCCATGAACACTAGGGGAAGATTAGTGGCAACAGAATTTCTTAAGCAATTCATCTGAATTCTTCCAATCTGTGTATTTTATTCAATCATAAATCCTTTTAACAGACTTGAGATATATTCTGCTTGTTAGATATATATATGCTATATTTCATTTTTTTGTGGGTTTATTATGTTTCATTTCTGGGTCATTTTGGGAAAATTGTAACATTATCTGACGtagcagggccggccctgagaattcgtgtaccatgttcgagctcgaaaaaatgtgcccttaggccttaacgatattgggtatttggctcactaaaggtctaaacctaatgccaaaggggttgataactaatctaaactataagaatagttttgtaagggggcctatgttggtgtttgtatggatGTACTcgattaaaaaatattttatatatacatactGGGTCTTTTTCATAAAAAATGTGCCCCTCAAAATGTcaggccctggccggtggtcctccccgcccaccccagGGCCGGCCATGTGACGTAGTTTGAAAACAAGATAAAACATGAATACTATATTGTTTTTGCTATACAAAAGAAATATAATACCATGGTCAAAATAGAAAATTATATATAACTGCAAATTTAAAAAGGTGAAAAAAGAAGATATAAAATAAATAACCGGTTTCAAGATTAAAACCTGAAGTCGAACTCttaaattttgtttttcaaattatagaCCATGAAGTGACCGCATAAGTATACAACCTTCTGAATCGGCTAAAGTTTAAAGCTTTTTGAAATGATACGCATAGTTTTTGTTATATTAAAGCTCACATTGGATATCTAACAACAAACCGACCTTAGCTCAGTTGGTAGAGCGGAGGACTGTAGTTGTAAATTGCTGAAATCCTTAGGTCGCTGGTTCGAATCCGGCAGGTCGGAACTTTTTTTacaatttaattaaaatatttaatatattataatgttaCTGAATTCTCCCAAAAACAATGTATCATATCACAACATTCTGATCATGTTATCCGATTACACATATTTCCATGAACTTTTCACTTGGAAGATTTATGAActtaaaaactaaaaaattacCATGTTTTATTAAAAGATGATATCTTAAAGGATAAATGGTAATAAGACATTTAAAATTTTAGTAGGAAATTAGTGTCTATATATACACACTTGCaaagaaaatattaaaaataatttcTTGAACATCAAAGGAAATTACATAATAATAGTAGCCTGGTAAACAGACAATAAGAATAAGTTACGCCGCAACCCTCTTTAAATAGAAAATTCAATTCTATCAAAAACAAAATTCTGGATTTTCGGCGTCGAGAAATTGTTGTGCATGACCTTCAGCACTCTATCTGAGACCCGAAAGTATTAAAGGCAAAGAGATTGAAAACATGTTATTCTCAGCACAAGTTTTTTCATGCTTAGTGACGTTCCCTGATTCTGCCTTCAACACAACCTGGCCAGTCACAAAATCCAACAAGGGGGGACACACCCTGACAAGATCCACACAGATGTGCTTCCCACCTGCCTAACCAAACACCAAACACCAAACACAAGAACATCCACTGGCCAAAGAGTGGACCTCCCTTCAAGTGGGTCTATCAAAAAAATTCCCAAGGGCCTCTTTTTTGGCAATGATTTTTCCTGCCCGCTTAAACACATCACACAGGACATCCCTGACCAAGTCATGTCTGTATTTGAAACCTGGTAGCTTCTTGCAATGGTCCACATGCTCCCCAAAGTTATCCAAACAAACCTTGCGACAAACCGGGCAAGACTCATCAACTGGAAACAAAGGGATCATTAACCGGTATTTATGGATGGATCGATACTCCATCGCTGACATGTGCTGGCCTAGACCTTCAATGGGGATAATACTCAGAAAATCTTGAGCATGGGCCCCGAAGACATTCTAACACCGCTTTCTGGCACACGGATAGGTCAAACTTCTCTCCTAAACCCTGGGCGGCTTTACTATATAGGGCACTCGCCAAAGTTTTTTGAGCCTTCGAAAGGGTGGTCTCCTTATTAGCGAACCCGCCAAGATCAAGTTCGAGGGGAGGGGCCTTTACAATCTACCCAGCGCACAACCATAATCCGTGTCCAACCCATCAATACTACTGCCCCACAGGATGTGGTCATGTAAACTCCAAGATTATGCTCTCGAGACCATAAAAACGTATGTTGATACATCTTCTGCTAAATATAGGCCTAAACCCCCAAAACGGATCGGCAAGGATGCCAATCTCCATTGAAAATCCCCAAAAAATGGACCCCTACAAACCACAATGTCCTCGATCGCGTCCCGGGGGCCCTTGTCGAAAATAGATACAACTTTCTCGACAAACATGTGTTGGCAGGTGCGTAGGCCAAACAACATCTTGGCAACCCCTATACAAGAGCGAAGCAAAAAAAAACTAACATTGAGGGTCCCGCAAGTGAGGTAGGCATCTCATAAGGTCCACCGCATATGAGGCCATTTTCCTAGCCAAACTACCCCCCAAAACGGATCGGCAAGGATGCCAATCTCCATTGAAAATCCCCAAAAAATGGACCCCTATAAACCACAATGTCCTCGATCGCGTCCCGGGGGCCCTTGTCGAAAATAGATACAACTTTCTCGACAAACATGTGTTGGCAGGTGCGTAGGCCAAACAACATCTTGGCAACCCCTATACAAGAGCGAAGCAAAAAAAAACTAACATTGAGGGTCCCGCAAGTGAGGTAGGCATCTCATAAGGTCCACCGCATATGAGGCGTCTCCGACAATCGTTCCATTGTCTAAGTACCACGCATGGAAAAGTAAGTTGCAACTATTCCGTACCCGATGAATGTGTCGCAACCCCTGTTCCTTATTTACcagggaacgggcggccgcgtccagtatcagtggtatcggtgtttatcattattAGGCAGcagaattttcatcaggaccgtagttaggaaatattttatcagagtaaaacaccacattttatattaATAAAGATATTGGGATAGATCCCAAGTTTACAAACATGGTTATAGggatagtggagggttcaaatgagaagaaaaattttgtaagaataaaaagaataagtattaaaccaatagaaatgctccatttacttcatttaatatgtgtatttaatgttattaataagggcatataggtaaatttctaattgtaattaattagctaactaattaaaaTTGTAACTCGCTTTTAAATATtctctttcaagataaaataatttaggatgaaggacaattttcgacatgtgtaggataaattttagtatgtgtgggataaattcttaaatgtgtatgataaatctagatatgcgtagggtaactttcggtaagtgtaagatacatgtaggataaattttgaaatgtgtaggataaaatgttttttgcTTTATTAATTAGAGATAACataaaactatttaatgttttaccattatgccctttcttctttttcttctcacattaaatttcttctcaaatgatcCTTCCcctatagggataaaccctattttatttaaataaaaacatcttctttatttaggtaacttttatagccacttttccaagccttcagttctatccagttggcttctatttggctttcacattttgttacctgaaacgcgtttaaaaacattttgtcagtgggaaatactggtgagtgaatcccaatttaatcaagacaggtaaattagttttatcattttacagtattgagagcgattacaatatTTATATCTatacaattactcattcagtactgtcaatcctgactggtaggtcatattacacattggctatctcgttgtccaatggtgacgtgttccacattttgtatacaaaaccccaacataccggcagtaattgaagaattacaaagactcaatcactgctaattacattgtaaaatatttaaggttttataaaaacagtttacaaaaaggtttacagaaaggagattactcacattgcaactttATGTtttttcctggttataatctattaattaaacaatacacacgcgttagtataataacccaatatttacattagttataccctccccgagacagaactccaacgactacgtcgggcagagcctcgacagccgttatggagcactagatcaatcgggcagcgtatctaatacgtaaccggaggttatgatacttacaacgaggcagaacttcgttattttagtgggtataatgcccGAAGATTAATTCTACTAtagagaaattgagagagaatcgAAAGAAATGAACGAAATGGACTGAAGGCCGATGGCCTCCTTTTATAGTGTCTGATCGACACTTCCTCGCGCCCCGTGAAGGAATCAGCAAAgggcttcgcggcccgcgaggccaactagggtaggccctagcttggctgaCTTGAACCCTAGACCCAACACGTCCACGACATGTGGCGGCTCCGGGCTGCTCCTGGTGGCCTAGCTGTCGTGCCCCGCGTAGCCCGAAGACaaggtcttcgcggcccgcgagcgatgattgatttttgtt of Helianthus annuus cultivar XRQ/B chromosome 1, HanXRQr2.0-SUNRISE, whole genome shotgun sequence contains these proteins:
- the LOC110877663 gene encoding actin-related protein 2/3 complex subunit 4, translating into MASSVRLYLTCIRNTLEAAMCLQNFPCQEVERHNKPEVEMKTSPELLLNSVVICRNEAEKCLIETSINSLRISLKVKQADELENILTKKFLRFLSMRAEAFQVLRRKPVQGYDISFLITNYHCEEMQKHKLIDFIVQFMEDIDKEISELKLSMNTRGRLVATEFLKQFI